The Cellulomonas wangleii genome includes a region encoding these proteins:
- a CDS encoding PadR family transcriptional regulator — protein MPRHAPPPDPEAPGDPWPGEWLRGVLSLCALRVLADGPTYGYDIAQRLAAAGLGDIKGGTLYPLLGRLHAAGLLDEEWRQGDGGPGRKYYALTAAGRTHLHHEGARWARFAHLTETFVTDQEAHR, from the coding sequence ATGCCCCGACACGCCCCACCCCCCGACCCCGAGGCTCCCGGCGACCCCTGGCCCGGCGAGTGGCTGCGGGGGGTGCTGTCGCTGTGCGCGCTGCGCGTCCTGGCGGACGGCCCCACCTACGGCTACGACATCGCCCAGCGGCTCGCGGCCGCCGGCCTGGGTGACATCAAGGGCGGCACGCTCTACCCGCTGCTCGGGCGGCTGCACGCGGCGGGCCTCCTCGACGAGGAGTGGCGACAGGGTGACGGCGGACCCGGGCGCAAGTACTACGCGCTCACCGCCGCCGGGCGCACCCACCTGCACCACGAGGGCGCGCGCTGGGCGCGCTTCGCCCACCTCACCGAGACGTTCGTGACCGACCAGGAGGCCCACCGATGA
- a CDS encoding cold-shock protein, producing MPTGIVKWFNAEKGFGFIAPEDGGPDVFVHYSAIQTQGYRSLEENQRVQFDVQAGPKGPQASNVAPA from the coding sequence GTGCCCACTGGCATCGTGAAGTGGTTCAACGCTGAGAAGGGCTTCGGCTTCATCGCCCCCGAGGACGGCGGCCCGGACGTCTTCGTCCACTACTCGGCCATCCAGACGCAGGGCTACCGCTCGCTCGAGGAGAACCAGCGCGTGCAGTTCGACGTGCAGGCCGGCCCCAAGGGTCCGCAGGCCTCCAACGTCGCGCCTGCCTGA